The Halomarina ordinaria genome segment CGTTCCCACCAGGAAGTTACACTCTGTCTGGCCGTAGATCTCGTTAACGAGTGCGTCCCACTCGGTCTCGACGAACTCAATGATGTCCTCGGTGACCGTTTCACCCCCACTCGGGACGACTTCGACGTCGAGGTCGTACGCTGAGGCATCGACCTGCCGGAGCAACCGCACCATCGTCGCCGTCAACAGCGGATTGGTGACACCATAGCGTTCCAGCAGGCTGTACACCGTCTCGGGATCGAACTGGCCGCCGTAACCGACCACGGGTTGGCCGTGGTACCACGCTCCCCAGACGACTGCGAACAACCCACCGACCCATGACCAACCTGCGGGTGTGTAATGGACTGCATTCCCACCGGGGAACTCGTTTATCATCTGCCAGCCAGGGATGTACCCAAACAAACTCCGATGGGCGTGGTGAGCCCCCTTCGGTTTCCCGGTCGTTCCGCTGGTATAGATGATATATGCGGAGTCCTCTACAGCCGTCTCGACCGTCTCGAACCGTGGCGAGGAAGCAGCAATGCCATCGTCCCACGAAACCCCCTCGACGTCTTCAGGGTCGTCGACAGTAATGACGGTTTCAAGATGAGGCAGGTCCTCACGCAGTTCTTCGACGAGGTCCGCACGTTGTTCGTCGACGATAGCGACCTGCGTCTGTGAGTGATCGAGACGGTAGTGGAGCCCCTCACTACCATACAACACTGACAGTGGGACCGAGACGGCTCCCAACTGCAGCACACCGAGATTGGCGAACAGTGTCTCGGGGCGCTGGGGGAGGACAATGCCGACCCGCGTGCCTCGTTCAACGCCGTGGTCTGCGAGGAGGTTAGAGACTCGATTCGCGACCCGCTGTATCTCCCAGAACGTATAGGTCTCGCGGGCCCCATCCTCACTCTCATAGAATAGGCCAACGCGACGTTTTCCGTCGTCTCCGTCGGCCCACTGCCCACAGAGTGCGTCGGCCATGTTGAACGACTCAGGGATGTCCCACTCGAACTGGCGGTACGCCTCGTCGTATGAGTCGTACTGACTCAGATCGATGCGCATGAATACAGCATTCGGGTCCACCGTGATTACTGTATGGGAACCTCTCGCATCCAATCAAGCCATTGCATAGCCTCCGTCGATGATGAGGTTGTGGCCCGTCACAAACGAGGCGTCGTCGCTCGCGAGGAACGCGACGCCCGCCGCTATTTCGTCAGCATTTCCGACGCGACGCATTGGCGTCCGTCGCTCGGCGTAGTCAAGCGTTCCCGCATGTGTGTCCTCTCTGAACATGGGGGTATCGACGAATCCCGGCGAAACCGCGTTGGCTCGGATATCCTTCGTCGCATAGTCACGCGCGATCTGTTGCGTCAGGGCGATAACGCCGCCTTTTGCCGCACTGTAGGACGCAGAATTTGGCGACCCTACGACCCCGAAAACGCTTCCGACGTTGACGAGCGCGCCGCCATCGGCATCAAGCATTCGTTCGACACCTGCCAGACAGCCGTGGTAGACACCCGTCAGGTTGAGTTCGACTGTCCCCTGCCAATTCTCCTCGTCGGTGTCCGTCAACGCGTACGACGCTGCGCGTCCAGCGTTGTTAACGACGACGTCAACCCCGTCGAACGTCTCGACGGTCCGTCGCATCGTCTCGCGCATGTTCGTGAGATCAGTAACATCTGTCTCGAAGAAGGCTGCTGACCCGCCAGTGTCGGTGATGAGTTCGTCGGTTGGGACAGCATCGGTTCGTGGAGTCCGCCTCACGTCGGCATTGACCACCATTGCTCCTTCGTTCGCGGTTCGAATCGCGATCGCCCGACC includes the following:
- a CDS encoding SDR family NAD(P)-dependent oxidoreductase; the protein is MRLQDKVVVVTGGSSGIGRAIAIRTANEGAMVVNADVRRTPRTDAVPTDELITDTGGSAAFFETDVTDLTNMRETMRRTVETFDGVDVVVNNAGRAASYALTDTDEENWQGTVELNLTGVYHGCLAGVERMLDADGGALVNVGSVFGVVGSPNSASYSAAKGGVIALTQQIARDYATKDIRANAVSPGFVDTPMFREDTHAGTLDYAERRTPMRRVGNADEIAAGVAFLASDDASFVTGHNLIIDGGYAMA
- a CDS encoding acyl-CoA synthetase, translating into MRIDLSQYDSYDEAYRQFEWDIPESFNMADALCGQWADGDDGKRRVGLFYESEDGARETYTFWEIQRVANRVSNLLADHGVERGTRVGIVLPQRPETLFANLGVLQLGAVSVPLSVLYGSEGLHYRLDHSQTQVAIVDEQRADLVEELREDLPHLETVITVDDPEDVEGVSWDDGIAASSPRFETVETAVEDSAYIIYTSGTTGKPKGAHHAHRSLFGYIPGWQMINEFPGGNAVHYTPAGWSWVGGLFAVVWGAWYHGQPVVGYGGQFDPETVYSLLERYGVTNPLLTATMVRLLRQVDASAYDLDVEVVPSGGETVTEDIIEFVETEWDALVNEIYGQTECNFLVGTNHRQMEINLAAAGKPCPGHEIAIVDEQTGERIENGEIGHIAVKRPDPSMLLGYWNQPDLTEDLFVGDWMLTGDAGSMDDDGYLYYEGRADDVIITSGYRVSPLEIEASLREHEAVSDAVVVGVDDSDRGTIVKAFVVPEPNVTPSDTLVTDLQQFVKDREAAYKYPRQVEFVDEFPTTVSGKIQRHKLTE